From the genome of Bordetella sp. H567, one region includes:
- a CDS encoding phosphoketolase family protein — protein sequence MHAYWRACNYLAVGMIYLRANPLLREPLKAEHIKRRLLGHWGSDPGQSFTLVHLNRVIRQRDMNVMFISGPGHGAPATLAHAYLEGHYSEVYPDRGQDEAGMQRFFKLFSFPGGIGSHCTPETPGSIHEGGELGYSLSHGYGAVFDNPDLIAAVMIGDGEAETGPLATSWHSNKFLNPARDGAVLPVLHLNGYKIANPTILARIPRQELEALLTGYGHRPYFVEGDEPEAMHHAMAIAMDRCFDEIEAIQRRAREEGKLERPRWPMIVLRSPKGWTGPETVDGHRVAGYWRAHQVPVADPVTNPGNLKVVEDWMRSYRPEELFDDHGAPMAFLRQLAPEGERRISANPHANGGLLCKPLDLPDFRDYAVDVATPASSYLSPTAVLGKFLRDVMARNMHSFRLFGPDETASNKLTAVYEASPKTWMAEMLPVDQDGGELAPDGRVMEMLSEHTLEGWLEGYVLTGRHGFFATYEAFVHVIDSMFNQHAKWLEKAKLELSWRAPIPSINLLITSLVWRQDHNGFTHQDPGFLDVVCNKSPEVVRVYLPPDANCLLSVADHCLRTRDYVNVIVADKQPHLQYLDRDAAIRHCTKGIGIWDWASTDHGSEPDLVVACAGDVATMEALAAVQILKDKFSGLKIRFVNVVDLFRLMPDTDHPHGLSDPDFDTLFTADRPVIFNFHSYATLVHKLTYRRHNHDNIHVHGYQEQGSINTPFELAMLNQIDRFHLAINAIDRVPALQASGAHVKEWLRDQIIIHMDYAHTEGTDRDDIRDWMWTA from the coding sequence ATGCACGCCTATTGGCGCGCCTGCAACTATCTCGCCGTCGGAATGATCTACCTGCGTGCCAACCCCCTGCTGCGCGAGCCGCTGAAGGCCGAACACATCAAGCGCCGCCTGCTGGGACATTGGGGGTCCGACCCCGGCCAATCGTTCACGCTGGTCCACTTGAACCGCGTCATCCGCCAACGCGATATGAACGTCATGTTCATCTCGGGGCCGGGGCACGGCGCCCCCGCCACGCTGGCGCACGCCTATCTGGAAGGCCACTACAGCGAAGTCTATCCGGACCGCGGCCAGGACGAAGCAGGCATGCAGCGCTTCTTCAAGCTGTTCTCCTTTCCCGGGGGCATCGGTTCGCATTGCACACCGGAAACACCGGGCTCCATCCACGAAGGCGGCGAACTCGGGTACAGCCTGTCGCACGGCTACGGCGCGGTCTTCGACAACCCGGACCTGATCGCGGCCGTCATGATCGGCGACGGCGAAGCGGAAACCGGGCCGCTGGCGACCTCCTGGCATTCCAACAAATTCCTCAACCCGGCGCGCGACGGCGCCGTCCTGCCTGTCCTGCACCTGAACGGATACAAGATCGCCAATCCCACCATCCTGGCGCGCATTCCGCGCCAGGAACTTGAAGCCCTGCTGACCGGCTATGGCCATCGTCCCTATTTCGTCGAAGGCGACGAACCGGAGGCCATGCATCATGCGATGGCCATCGCGATGGATCGCTGCTTCGACGAGATCGAAGCCATCCAGCGCCGTGCCCGGGAAGAAGGCAAGCTGGAACGACCGCGCTGGCCCATGATCGTGCTGCGCTCGCCCAAGGGTTGGACGGGCCCGGAGACCGTGGACGGCCATCGCGTGGCGGGCTACTGGCGCGCGCACCAGGTGCCGGTGGCCGATCCGGTCACCAATCCCGGCAACCTGAAGGTGGTCGAGGACTGGATGCGCAGCTATCGTCCCGAGGAACTCTTCGACGACCACGGCGCGCCCATGGCCTTCCTGCGCCAGCTGGCGCCCGAAGGCGAGCGGCGCATCAGCGCGAACCCGCATGCCAATGGCGGCTTGCTATGCAAGCCCCTGGACCTGCCGGACTTTCGTGATTACGCCGTCGATGTCGCCACGCCGGCCTCGTCCTATCTGTCGCCCACCGCGGTGTTGGGGAAATTCCTGCGCGATGTCATGGCGCGCAACATGCACAGCTTTCGCCTGTTCGGCCCCGACGAGACCGCCAGCAACAAGCTGACGGCCGTGTATGAAGCCTCGCCCAAGACCTGGATGGCGGAGATGCTGCCGGTGGACCAGGACGGCGGCGAACTGGCCCCCGATGGCCGCGTGATGGAAATGCTCAGCGAGCACACGCTGGAAGGCTGGCTCGAGGGCTATGTCCTGACCGGCCGCCACGGTTTTTTCGCGACCTACGAAGCCTTCGTCCACGTCATCGACTCCATGTTCAACCAGCACGCCAAATGGCTGGAAAAGGCCAAGCTGGAATTGAGCTGGCGCGCGCCGATCCCGTCGATCAATCTACTGATCACATCGCTGGTCTGGCGTCAGGATCACAACGGCTTCACGCACCAGGACCCTGGCTTCCTGGACGTCGTGTGCAACAAGAGCCCGGAGGTCGTGCGCGTCTACCTGCCGCCGGACGCGAACTGCCTGCTCAGCGTCGCGGACCACTGCCTGCGCACGCGCGATTACGTCAACGTCATCGTGGCGGACAAGCAGCCCCATTTGCAGTACCTGGACCGCGACGCGGCCATCCGGCATTGCACCAAGGGCATCGGCATCTGGGATTGGGCATCGACGGATCACGGCAGCGAGCCGGACCTGGTGGTCGCGTGCGCGGGCGACGTCGCGACGATGGAAGCCCTGGCGGCGGTGCAGATCCTGAAAGACAAGTTTTCCGGCTTGAAGATCCGCTTCGTCAATGTCGTCGATCTCTTCCGGCTGATGCCGGATACCGACCATCCGCATGGACTGTCCGATCCCGATTTCGATACGCTGTTCACGGCCGACCGGCCCGTCATCTTCAATTTCCATTCCTATGCGACGCTGGTGCACAAGCTGACCTATCGCCGCCACAACCATGACAACATCCACGTGCATGGCTATCAGGAACAGGGCAGCATCAACACCCCCTTCGAACTGGCCATGCTGAACCAGATCGACCGATTCCACCTGGCCATCAACGCCATCGACCGCGTCCCGGCGTTGCAGGCCAGCGGTGCGCACGTCAAGGAGTGGCTGCGCGACCAGATCATCATCCACATGGACTACGCGCATACCGAAGGCACGGACCGCGACGACATCCGCGACTGGATGTGGACCGCCTGA
- the cydB gene encoding cytochrome d ubiquinol oxidase subunit II, with amino-acid sequence MGIDLPLIWAVIILFGIMMYVIMDGFDLGIGILFPFFPGKEDRDTMMNTVAPVWDGNETWLVLGGAGLLAAFPLAYSVVLSALYLPIILMLVGLIFRGVAFEFRFKASDARRHWWDKAFICGSVLATFFQGVTLGAYIGGIQVVDGSYAGGPFDWLTPFSLFTGIALLAAYALLGSTWLVMKTEEALLARARTVATGAAWAVLAAIVVISIWTPLRDAGIAQRWFSLPNLFYFAPVPLLVLVFLYLLIKTVRGEAHSAPFVCALGLVFLGYTGLGISVWPNVIPPGVSIWDAAAPPQSMGFTLVGALLIVPIILMYTAWGYYVFRGKVRHGEGYH; translated from the coding sequence ATGGGTATCGATCTTCCGCTGATCTGGGCCGTGATCATCCTGTTCGGCATCATGATGTACGTCATCATGGATGGCTTCGACTTGGGCATAGGCATACTCTTTCCCTTCTTCCCCGGCAAGGAAGACCGCGACACCATGATGAATACGGTGGCGCCGGTGTGGGATGGCAACGAAACCTGGCTGGTGCTGGGCGGCGCCGGCCTGCTCGCCGCGTTTCCGCTCGCCTACAGCGTGGTATTGAGCGCGCTTTACCTGCCCATCATCCTGATGCTCGTGGGCCTGATATTCCGCGGCGTCGCCTTCGAATTCCGCTTCAAGGCCAGCGATGCGCGCCGGCACTGGTGGGACAAGGCCTTCATTTGCGGCTCCGTGCTGGCGACGTTCTTCCAGGGTGTGACGCTGGGCGCGTATATCGGCGGCATCCAGGTGGTGGACGGCTCGTATGCCGGCGGTCCGTTCGACTGGCTCACGCCGTTCAGCCTCTTCACCGGCATTGCCTTGCTTGCCGCCTACGCGCTACTGGGCAGCACCTGGCTGGTCATGAAGACGGAAGAGGCCTTGCTGGCCCGCGCCCGCACCGTTGCGACAGGCGCGGCATGGGCGGTCCTGGCCGCGATCGTGGTGATCAGCATCTGGACGCCGCTGCGCGATGCCGGCATCGCGCAGCGTTGGTTCAGCCTGCCGAACCTGTTCTATTTCGCGCCCGTGCCGCTGCTCGTGCTGGTGTTCCTGTACCTGCTTATCAAGACGGTACGGGGCGAGGCCCACTCGGCGCCCTTCGTCTGCGCGCTGGGACTGGTATTCCTGGGCTATACGGGCCTGGGCATCAGCGTGTGGCCGAACGTCATCCCGCCCGGCGTTTCGATATGGGACGCGGCCGCGCCACCGCAAAGCATGGGTTTCACGCTGGTGGGGGCGCTGCTGATCGTCCCCATCATTTTGATGTACACGGCCTGGGGTTATTACGTGTTCCGCGGCAAGGTGCGGCACGGCGAAGGCTACCACTGA
- a CDS encoding DUF2474 domain-containing protein yields MRIWKRLAWLIVIWTASVAVMGGIALIVRWMMSGAGLTLH; encoded by the coding sequence ATGCGTATATGGAAACGACTGGCCTGGCTGATCGTCATCTGGACCGCCAGCGTGGCGGTGATGGGCGGCATCGCGCTCATCGTGCGCTGGATGATGTCGGGCGCCGGCCTGACGCTGCACTAG
- a CDS encoding acetate/propionate family kinase translates to MTVDASSILVLNSGSSSLKFALFRPSGNDEVAVAEGAAHNVGRRNGRLRIQDSHGKVLAEQNRDMPTQAHALDILARTLADVGLGAPAAVGHRIVHGGPHLRTHQALTPRVLEQLRGAVHFAPLHIPVALELVERACARWPDAAQYACFDTAFHRTMPPRASRLPIPARYADAGMARYGFHGLSYESLVRRLGPDLPARAVFAHLGNGASLCAVLNGESIDTSMGMTPAGGIPMGSRTGDLDPGVVLYLMRTEDLHADELETLLNRESGLAGIADGENDMQALLARCGAGDAHAALAVDIFATSVRKQIGAYAALMGGIDLLVFTGGIGEHSAEVRRRIVSGLDFLGIGPAVPGPGVMVVPTEEERQMARHCRALMQGEAT, encoded by the coding sequence ATGACCGTCGACGCGTCGTCCATCCTGGTATTGAACAGCGGATCCTCGTCGCTGAAATTCGCGCTGTTCCGGCCCTCGGGCAATGACGAGGTGGCCGTCGCCGAAGGCGCCGCGCACAACGTCGGCCGCCGCAACGGCCGCCTGCGCATCCAGGACTCCCACGGCAAGGTACTGGCCGAACAGAATCGCGACATGCCGACGCAGGCGCACGCGCTGGACATCCTGGCGCGCACGCTGGCCGACGTGGGCCTGGGCGCGCCGGCGGCCGTGGGCCACCGGATCGTGCATGGCGGCCCGCATCTGCGCACGCACCAGGCCTTGACGCCGCGCGTGCTCGAACAGTTGCGCGGCGCGGTGCATTTCGCCCCGCTGCACATTCCCGTGGCACTGGAACTGGTCGAGCGCGCCTGTGCGCGATGGCCGGATGCCGCGCAATACGCCTGCTTCGACACGGCGTTCCATCGGACCATGCCGCCCAGGGCCTCGCGCTTGCCGATACCGGCCCGCTACGCGGACGCGGGCATGGCGCGCTACGGCTTTCATGGGCTGTCGTATGAATCGCTGGTGCGCCGCCTGGGCCCGGATCTGCCGGCGCGCGCCGTCTTCGCGCATCTGGGCAACGGCGCGAGCCTGTGCGCGGTCCTGAACGGCGAATCGATCGACACCTCGATGGGCATGACTCCCGCCGGCGGGATCCCCATGGGGTCGCGCACCGGCGACCTGGATCCCGGCGTCGTCCTGTACCTGATGCGCACCGAGGATCTGCACGCGGATGAACTGGAAACCCTGCTCAACCGTGAAAGCGGGCTGGCCGGCATCGCCGACGGCGAAAACGATATGCAGGCCCTGCTCGCGCGCTGCGGCGCGGGCGATGCACACGCCGCGCTGGCGGTGGACATCTTCGCGACATCGGTACGCAAGCAGATCGGCGCGTACGCCGCGCTGATGGGCGGAATCGATCTCCTGGTGTTCACCGGCGGCATCGGCGAGCATAGCGCCGAAGTCCGCCGCCGCATCGTGTCCGGCCTGGACTTCCTGGGCATCGGGCCCGCCGTGCCGGGGCCCGGCGTCATGGTGGTGCCGACCGAAGAGGAGCGCCAGATGGCGCGGCACTGCCGCGCGCTGATGCAGGGCGAAGCGACCTGA
- the prpF gene encoding 2-methylaconitate cis-trans isomerase PrpF, producing the protein MNTSGRQIEIPALYMRGGTSKGVFFLPQDLPADAARRDAVLLRVAGSPDPYGKQIDGMGAATSSTSKVVIVGKSARPDCDVDYWFGQVAIGQPLVDWSGNCGNLTAAVGPFAIHRGLVQAPADGVATIRIWQANIQRRIIAQVPMRDGQVQELGDFELDGVTFPAAEIPLTFLDPGAGGDAQGGGMFPTGRAIDELSVPGVGSIEATLIDAGNPAVLVDAAALGLTGTESQARINGDAPLLARMELIRAHAAVAMGAARTAEEATATRQHTPKLAFFGPPASYVASSGSAVDAAAIDIAARIMSMGQLHHAMTGTGAVAIAAAAAVPGTIVSRLLGGARDALCFGHASGRLRVGAQARQQEGHWEVTKVTLSRSARRLMAGTVFVPAALLGDQA; encoded by the coding sequence ATGAATACCTCAGGCAGACAGATAGAGATTCCCGCGTTGTACATGCGGGGCGGCACCAGCAAGGGCGTGTTTTTTCTTCCGCAGGACCTGCCCGCGGATGCGGCGCGGCGCGACGCCGTGCTGTTGCGGGTGGCGGGCAGCCCCGACCCCTACGGCAAGCAGATCGATGGCATGGGGGCCGCGACGTCCAGCACCAGCAAGGTTGTGATAGTGGGTAAAAGCGCGCGGCCCGATTGTGACGTCGATTACTGGTTCGGCCAGGTCGCCATCGGCCAGCCGCTGGTCGACTGGAGCGGCAACTGCGGCAACCTCACCGCGGCGGTCGGGCCTTTCGCGATTCATCGCGGGCTCGTGCAGGCGCCCGCGGATGGCGTGGCCACCATCCGCATCTGGCAGGCAAATATCCAGCGCCGCATCATCGCGCAAGTGCCGATGCGCGATGGACAGGTGCAGGAGCTGGGCGATTTCGAACTGGACGGCGTGACTTTCCCCGCGGCCGAGATCCCGCTGACCTTCCTCGATCCCGGGGCCGGCGGCGATGCGCAGGGCGGGGGCATGTTCCCCACCGGCCGCGCCATCGATGAACTGTCGGTACCCGGCGTCGGGTCGATCGAAGCCACGCTGATCGATGCGGGCAATCCGGCGGTGCTGGTGGACGCCGCGGCGCTGGGCCTGACCGGTACCGAATCGCAGGCCCGCATCAATGGCGATGCGCCTTTGCTCGCGCGCATGGAGCTGATACGCGCGCACGCGGCCGTGGCCATGGGCGCGGCCCGCACGGCGGAAGAGGCCACCGCCACGCGCCAGCACACCCCCAAGCTGGCCTTCTTCGGCCCGCCGGCCAGCTATGTGGCGTCCAGCGGCAGCGCGGTCGACGCGGCGGCAATCGACATCGCCGCGCGCATCATGTCGATGGGGCAGCTGCATCATGCGATGACCGGCACGGGCGCCGTGGCCATTGCCGCCGCGGCGGCGGTGCCGGGCACCATCGTCAGCCGTCTCCTGGGCGGCGCGCGCGATGCCTTGTGTTTCGGGCATGCGTCGGGCCGCCTGCGCGTCGGCGCGCAGGCGCGGCAGCAGGAAGGCCATTGGGAGGTTACCAAGGTCACGCTGAGCCGCAGCGCGCGGCGCCTGATGGCGGGCACGGTGTTCGTGCCGGCGGCGCTGCTGGGCGATCAGGCCTGA
- a CDS encoding polysaccharide deacetylase family protein: MQPRRYGPFPYIPLPARPRFVLPNNARVALWVNPNVEFFGLDDIMPGRLNERIPRDAAKVPNVRNWSLRDYGNRVGIWRLMDTLSRYGIRASAALNSELCDQHPEIIAEAVRRGWEFLGHGVTNAVRLDEMPPEQERQVIFDMIDRIEQASGTRPVGWLAPGLAETWRTLDYLSEAGIRYVCDWVNDDQPYTMEVGSPRMVSVPYSVQTNDVPAYYDMKVSVPEFEAMIKRQFDVLYREGATSGRVMAIAVHPFVTGLPHRIGALDAALEYICRHEGVWLATGREIMEHYVQSDFAKAMSPA; this comes from the coding sequence ATGCAGCCCCGCCGTTATGGCCCGTTTCCGTACATTCCCCTGCCGGCACGCCCGCGATTCGTGCTCCCGAACAACGCGCGCGTCGCCCTGTGGGTGAATCCCAATGTCGAGTTCTTCGGCCTGGATGACATCATGCCGGGACGCCTGAACGAACGCATACCGCGCGATGCCGCCAAGGTCCCGAACGTCCGCAATTGGTCGCTGCGCGACTATGGCAACCGCGTCGGCATATGGCGGTTGATGGACACGCTCAGCCGCTATGGGATTCGCGCCAGCGCCGCATTGAACAGCGAGCTGTGCGACCAGCACCCGGAAATCATTGCCGAGGCGGTGCGCCGCGGCTGGGAGTTCCTGGGCCATGGCGTCACCAACGCCGTGCGGCTGGACGAGATGCCGCCCGAGCAGGAAAGGCAGGTCATTTTCGACATGATAGATCGCATCGAACAGGCATCCGGTACCCGCCCCGTGGGCTGGTTGGCGCCCGGCCTGGCCGAAACCTGGCGGACGCTGGATTATCTCTCCGAAGCGGGCATACGCTATGTCTGCGATTGGGTGAATGACGACCAGCCCTACACCATGGAGGTGGGCTCGCCGCGCATGGTTTCCGTCCCATACAGCGTGCAGACCAACGATGTACCGGCCTACTATGACATGAAGGTCTCCGTGCCGGAATTCGAAGCCATGATCAAACGGCAGTTCGATGTGCTTTATCGCGAAGGCGCGACGTCGGGCCGGGTGATGGCGATCGCCGTCCATCCTTTCGTCACCGGCCTGCCGCACCGCATCGGCGCGCTGGACGCGGCATTGGAGTACATCTGCCGCCACGAAGGCGTGTGGCTGGCCACCGGCCGCGAAATCATGGAGCACTACGTGCAGAGCGATTTCGCCAAGGCGATGTCCCCCGCCTGA
- a CDS encoding ATP-binding protein: MRGAMLSRAAWISVFLLLTCRADAGQVQYGDDSGAAWIGALLQEQWMLLDPVLGASMLAGTMLAGWNSHLRRQIARRQRREHALQAAARSAESACRAKSDFLAIASHEIRTPLHAVAGMLELGLQEAAAGQDVQDHLRVAHGAAQGLLDLVRDILDLDKMDRGKLELLPQRANLRVLAESAVQLFHGMARDKGLALRFEVDQDADADVMVDAMRFRQILSNLLSNAVKFTETGHVAVSLRARRTGVGRLAATVTVTDTGMGISTADQQKLFAPYTQTREGARVHGGSGLGLSIARRLAALMGGTLRLQSAPGQGCTVSFDFDAEILPAPAGALDACRPGMGTDAPLQILAVDDNAPSRVLLRKQLEHLGHRVVQANSGKAGWRLWRAGAYDVVITDCNMAGGSGYALARRIREAEAAQGTGPCTVWAYTASARQDETDRCMEAGMDACLFKPLGLAALQQRLCGLRQGPARLRAAWRQGLRFDPGAIESLAAGDGAIADRFLQALSETSEQDAAALSDALAAADGSAASEVLHAVNGVARMIGATPLADACVAAQHALARDGFAASAHACHAAQQELALLTRSVRAWTEPPHGAAPRGRLALQA, translated from the coding sequence ATGCGCGGTGCCATGCTCAGCCGGGCCGCGTGGATCTCGGTTTTCCTGCTGCTGACATGCCGCGCCGATGCGGGGCAGGTACAGTATGGAGACGACAGCGGCGCCGCATGGATCGGCGCGCTGCTGCAAGAGCAGTGGATGCTGCTCGATCCCGTGCTGGGGGCAAGCATGCTGGCCGGCACGATGCTGGCGGGCTGGAACAGCCATCTGCGCCGGCAGATCGCGCGGCGGCAGCGCCGCGAACATGCCCTGCAGGCCGCGGCCCGCTCCGCGGAATCGGCATGCCGCGCCAAGAGCGATTTCCTCGCCATCGCCAGCCATGAAATCCGCACGCCGCTGCATGCCGTGGCCGGCATGCTGGAGCTGGGCCTGCAGGAAGCGGCGGCCGGACAGGATGTCCAGGATCACCTGCGCGTCGCGCATGGCGCGGCGCAGGGGCTGCTGGATCTGGTCCGCGACATCCTGGACCTGGACAAAATGGATCGGGGCAAACTGGAGCTGTTGCCGCAGCGCGCGAATCTGCGCGTGCTGGCCGAATCGGCGGTCCAGCTCTTCCACGGCATGGCCCGCGACAAGGGCTTGGCGCTACGCTTCGAGGTGGACCAGGATGCCGATGCCGACGTCATGGTGGACGCCATGCGCTTCAGGCAGATTCTTTCCAATCTGCTGAGCAACGCGGTGAAATTCACCGAGACGGGCCACGTGGCGGTAAGCCTGCGCGCCCGCCGGACGGGCGTTGGCCGCCTCGCGGCAACGGTGACGGTCACGGACACGGGGATGGGCATCAGCACGGCCGACCAGCAAAAGTTGTTCGCTCCCTACACCCAGACACGGGAAGGGGCGCGCGTCCACGGCGGCAGCGGCCTGGGGCTGAGCATCGCGCGGCGGCTCGCCGCGCTGATGGGCGGCACGCTGCGATTGCAAAGTGCGCCGGGCCAGGGCTGCACGGTAAGTTTCGACTTCGATGCGGAGATCCTGCCCGCCCCTGCCGGCGCATTGGATGCGTGCCGGCCAGGCATGGGCACCGACGCGCCGCTGCAGATACTGGCGGTGGATGACAATGCCCCCAGCCGCGTGCTGCTGCGCAAGCAGCTGGAGCACCTGGGCCACCGCGTCGTGCAAGCCAACAGCGGCAAGGCCGGATGGCGGCTATGGCGCGCGGGCGCGTACGACGTGGTCATCACCGACTGCAATATGGCGGGCGGCAGCGGCTACGCCCTGGCGCGCCGCATCCGCGAGGCGGAGGCCGCGCAGGGCACCGGCCCGTGCACCGTATGGGCCTATACCGCAAGCGCCCGCCAGGACGAGACCGACCGTTGCATGGAGGCCGGCATGGACGCCTGTCTGTTCAAGCCCCTGGGCCTGGCGGCACTGCAGCAGCGGCTGTGCGGACTGCGCCAGGGCCCCGCGCGGCTACGCGCGGCCTGGCGGCAAGGCCTGCGTTTCGATCCTGGCGCGATCGAGTCCCTGGCCGCCGGCGACGGCGCCATTGCCGACCGTTTTCTGCAAGCGCTATCCGAGACCAGCGAACAGGATGCCGCCGCCCTGAGCGATGCCTTGGCGGCCGCCGACGGTAGCGCGGCAAGCGAGGTCCTGCATGCCGTGAATGGCGTGGCGCGCATGATAGGGGCCACGCCATTGGCGGACGCGTGCGTGGCCGCGCAGCATGCCCTGGCGCGTGACGGGTTTGCGGCGTCAGCCCACGCGTGCCACGCCGCGCAGCAGGAGCTCGCCCTGCTGACGCGTTCGGTGCGCGCGTGGACCGAGCCTCCGCACGGCGCCGCTCCGCGTGGGCGGCTCGCGCTTCAGGCCTGA
- a CDS encoding cytochrome ubiquinol oxidase subunit I encodes MFGLDALTLARIQFGFTISFHIVFPAITIGLASYLAVLEGLWLATRKQLYRDLYQFWLKIFAVNFGMGVVSGLVMAYQFGTNWSHFSTFAGGITGPLLTYEVLTAFFLEAGFLGVMMFGWNRVGPGLHMLSTVMVAIGTLISATWILASNSWMQTPQGYEIIAGRAVPVDWVQVIFNPSFPYRLAHMVVAAYLSTALMVGAAAAWHLLRGGDTPAVRKMFSMAMWMALLVAPVQAVIGDMHGLNTLEHQPAKIAAIEGHWEQPAPGAGTPLLLFGIPDMAAGQTRYKLEVPRLGSLILTHTWDGKVPSLNEFAAGDRPNATVVFWTFRAMVGLGVLMILLGLWGLWLRRGPRLYAHRGFLRFALWMGPAGLIALLAGWMTTEIGRQPWIVYGVMRTANGVSPHGAGQLGFTLALFVVVYFLVFGAGVVYMLKLIRGGPQTGAPATAPPQGGPGQEHHAMRPLSAAPDKDQLPVAVPVSGS; translated from the coding sequence ATGTTTGGTCTGGATGCCTTGACGCTGGCCCGCATACAGTTCGGGTTCACGATTTCCTTCCATATCGTCTTTCCCGCGATCACCATCGGTTTGGCCAGCTACCTGGCCGTGCTGGAGGGCCTTTGGCTGGCGACGCGCAAGCAGCTGTACCGCGATCTATATCAGTTCTGGCTGAAGATCTTCGCCGTCAATTTCGGCATGGGCGTCGTGTCCGGGCTGGTGATGGCGTATCAGTTCGGCACCAACTGGAGCCATTTTTCCACCTTCGCAGGCGGCATCACCGGCCCGTTGCTCACGTATGAGGTACTGACGGCGTTTTTCCTGGAAGCGGGTTTTCTGGGCGTGATGATGTTCGGCTGGAACCGCGTCGGGCCGGGCCTGCACATGCTGTCGACCGTGATGGTGGCGATCGGCACCCTGATCTCCGCGACGTGGATACTGGCGTCCAACAGCTGGATGCAGACGCCGCAGGGCTACGAAATCATCGCCGGCCGCGCGGTTCCGGTGGATTGGGTGCAAGTGATTTTCAACCCCTCGTTTCCCTATCGGCTGGCCCACATGGTGGTGGCGGCGTATCTGAGCACCGCCTTGATGGTAGGCGCCGCGGCCGCGTGGCACCTGCTGCGCGGCGGCGACACGCCCGCCGTGCGCAAGATGTTCTCCATGGCGATGTGGATGGCCCTGCTGGTCGCGCCGGTCCAGGCCGTCATCGGCGACATGCATGGCCTGAACACACTCGAACACCAGCCCGCCAAGATCGCGGCGATCGAAGGGCATTGGGAACAGCCGGCGCCGGGGGCGGGCACGCCGCTCCTGCTGTTCGGGATCCCCGACATGGCCGCCGGGCAAACGCGCTACAAGCTGGAAGTCCCGCGCCTGGGCAGCCTGATCCTGACGCATACATGGGACGGCAAGGTGCCCAGCCTGAACGAATTCGCGGCCGGGGACCGGCCCAACGCGACGGTCGTGTTCTGGACGTTTCGGGCCATGGTGGGCCTGGGCGTGCTGATGATACTGCTGGGCCTGTGGGGCCTATGGCTGCGCCGCGGCCCGCGCCTGTACGCGCATCGTGGCTTCCTGCGTTTTGCGCTGTGGATGGGCCCGGCGGGCCTGATTGCCCTGCTGGCCGGCTGGATGACGACCGAGATCGGCCGCCAGCCCTGGATCGTGTATGGCGTGATGCGCACCGCGAACGGGGTATCGCCGCACGGCGCCGGGCAGCTGGGCTTTACGCTGGCGTTGTTCGTCGTCGTGTATTTCCTGGTGTTCGGCGCCGGCGTGGTCTACATGCTGAAGCTGATCCGCGGCGGGCCGCAGACGGGAGCACCCGCGACGGCACCGCCGCAAGGCGGCCCGGGCCAGGAGCACCACGCCATGCGCCCGCTATCGGCGGCGCCGGATAAAGACCAGTTGCCGGTGGCCGTGCCGGTGTCGGGGAGCTGA